One region of Anaerolineae bacterium genomic DNA includes:
- a CDS encoding arginine--tRNA ligase, protein MRPVARIHCRTSSWRRPTLILRELNRLLKEAVETAQRAGALPAELELPEIILERPKQANLGDYATPLALQLAGKVGRRPLEVAETIVAHFPTTPMLAKVQAARPGFINFTLSQEWIARQVDTILAAGETFGNIDLGKGKKTQVEFVSVNPTGPLHIGSARNAVIGDTLANVLQAAGYNVYREYYINDRGTQFDNFAATAYVRYVQALGIDEPMPEAGYFGQYMIELGRQLAAEYGDKFLHMPREEATRQLGEIALERTVAGIRQDLELIGVYYDCWFSERSLYQDDTFQKVMDILRAAGMVEEREGAVWFTATKLGGDKDEVLIRSDGTPGYFASDIAYHYNKFVVRGFEWVIDVWGADHQGHVPRMKIMMQALGLDPDRLTLLLYQLVTLKRGGEVVRLSKRTGDLITLREVVEEVGPDAVRFFLLSRAAESQMDFDLELAKEHSNENPVYYVQYAHARIASILRKAGDIDYSAGDTSLLQHPSEIALIREMLRLPEIIELAATRLAPHHLTYYAMDLASAFHAFYRDCRVLSSLPEDEAITKARLKLVAATKLVLAKVLRLMGMSAPETM, encoded by the coding sequence ATGCGCCCAGTCGCGCGCATACACTGCAGAACATCGAGCTGGAGGAGACCTACATTGATCCTGCGTGAACTCAACCGGTTGCTGAAAGAGGCTGTGGAAACCGCCCAGCGCGCCGGCGCCCTGCCGGCGGAGCTGGAACTGCCGGAGATCATCCTCGAACGCCCCAAGCAGGCCAACCTCGGGGATTACGCCACGCCGCTGGCCCTGCAGTTGGCCGGCAAAGTCGGCCGGCGCCCCCTGGAGGTCGCCGAGACCATCGTGGCCCATTTCCCCACCACCCCCATGCTGGCCAAGGTGCAGGCCGCCCGGCCGGGCTTTATCAACTTCACCCTCAGCCAGGAATGGATCGCCCGCCAGGTGGACACCATCCTGGCCGCCGGCGAGACCTTCGGCAACATTGACCTGGGCAAAGGCAAGAAGACCCAGGTGGAGTTCGTCAGCGTCAACCCCACCGGCCCCCTGCACATCGGCTCGGCGCGCAACGCCGTCATCGGCGACACGCTGGCCAACGTCCTGCAGGCCGCCGGCTACAACGTCTACCGCGAGTACTATATCAATGACCGCGGCACCCAGTTCGACAATTTCGCCGCCACCGCCTATGTGCGCTATGTCCAGGCCCTGGGCATTGACGAACCCATGCCCGAGGCCGGCTACTTCGGCCAGTACATGATCGAGTTGGGCCGGCAGTTGGCGGCGGAATACGGGGACAAGTTCCTCCACATGCCGCGCGAGGAGGCCACCCGCCAGTTGGGCGAGATCGCCCTGGAGCGCACCGTCGCCGGCATCCGCCAGGACCTGGAGCTGATCGGCGTCTATTACGATTGCTGGTTCTCCGAACGCTCCCTCTATCAGGACGATACCTTCCAAAAGGTGATGGACATCCTGCGGGCCGCCGGCATGGTCGAGGAACGGGAGGGCGCCGTCTGGTTCACGGCCACCAAGCTCGGCGGCGACAAGGACGAGGTGCTCATCCGCTCCGACGGCACGCCCGGCTATTTCGCCTCGGACATCGCCTATCACTACAACAAATTCGTCGTGCGCGGCTTCGAATGGGTCATTGACGTCTGGGGAGCCGACCATCAGGGCCATGTGCCGCGCATGAAGATCATGATGCAGGCGCTGGGGTTAGACCCGGACCGCCTCACCCTCCTGCTGTATCAACTAGTGACGCTGAAACGCGGCGGCGAAGTGGTGCGGCTTTCCAAGCGCACGGGCGACCTCATCACCCTGCGGGAGGTGGTGGAAGAGGTGGGGCCAGATGCGGTGCGCTTCTTCCTCCTTTCCCGCGCTGCCGAGAGCCAGATGGACTTCGACCTGGAGCTGGCCAAGGAACACTCCAATGAGAACCCAGTGTATTATGTCCAGTACGCGCACGCCCGCATCGCCAGCATCCTGCGCAAGGCCGGCGACATCGATTACAGCGCCGGCGACACCTCCCTGCTCCAGCATCCCTCGGAGATCGCGCTGATCCGCGAGATGCTCCGACTGCCGGAGATCATCGAGTTGGCCGCCACACGGCTTGCGCCGCACCACCTCACCTATTACGCCATGGACCTGGCCAGCGCCTTCCATGCCTTCTATCGCGACTGCCGCGTGCTGTCCAGCCTGCCCGAGGACGAGGCCATCACGAAAGCGCGCCTCAAGCTGGTCGCCGCCACCAAGCTGGTGCTGGCCAAGGTCCTGCGCTTGATGGGCATGAGCGCTCCCGAAACTATGTAA
- the polA gene encoding DNA polymerase I: protein MTPENEGNRPQLVLIDGHSLAYRAFHALPATLATSRGELTNAVYGFTSMLLHVLQELQPAYLAVAFDVGKTFRHERFPEYKAHRAVMPDEMRYQLERIHQLLEAFRIPIFTLEGYEADDVLGTLSAQAEQQGMPTLIVTGDTDAFQLIDPLVRVMTSGRRFSDIVIYDEKAVLQRYGLRPHQLVDFKALIGDKSDNIPGVPGVGEKTATRLLQKYGTLENIYEHLDEITNARLRQALEEHREQAFLSKELARILRDAPIALQLDACRFAGYDRERVLELFRELEFRSLVPRLPAPVAPAGPTQLSIFPAEAAPAAQPVTLPPKPALGTYHLVQAEAELQELAKRLEKAPAVAFDTETTGLRPMEAELVGISLSDKAGEGYYIPVGHARGRQLSMETVRRLLHPVLANPHIPMVAHNAIYDLIILRRHGLEVQGLLFDTMIAEWLIDPASRNLGLKNLVWQRLGMEMTPITELIGSGKHQDSMANVPVEQAGPYAAADADMLLRLKPLQEAELKEKNLWHLFTEVEMPLVEVLADMEMAGIKLDVGVLEELDRELAARMWELEEEIYRMVGYRFNLQSSQQLSDALFVHLGLSAKGLKKTSTGKYSTSADVLEKLRDAHPVVDKILEHRQIAKIKSTYIETLPALVNPQTGRVHTSFNQTGTVTGRLSSSDPNLQNIPIRTPIGRRVREAFVAEEGWLLLSADYSQVELRILAHMTDDPQLVAAFQRGEDIHTFTASIIFHVPKEEVTPEMRRIAKTTNFAIIYGVTAYGLAQQTGMSNEEAAAFIRAYFQQYPRVKEYVERCKEQAAKMGYVETLLGRRRYFPELQAGQKIPAGLRAAAERMAINMPVQGTAADIIKIAMIRLHKALKEQGMRSRLLLQVHDELVLEVPAEEKEQAAHLVKDIMENAYPLKVPLKVDCQAGPNWGQMEPC from the coding sequence GTGACACCAGAAAATGAGGGCAACCGCCCACAGTTGGTATTAATCGACGGGCATTCGCTGGCCTACCGCGCCTTCCACGCCCTGCCGGCGACGCTGGCCACCTCGCGCGGCGAGCTGACCAACGCGGTCTACGGCTTCACCTCCATGCTCCTCCATGTGCTCCAGGAGCTTCAGCCGGCGTACCTCGCCGTCGCCTTCGACGTCGGCAAGACCTTCCGCCACGAGCGCTTTCCGGAATACAAGGCGCATCGCGCCGTCATGCCCGACGAAATGCGCTATCAGCTCGAACGCATCCACCAGCTCCTGGAAGCATTCCGCATCCCCATCTTCACCCTGGAGGGATACGAAGCGGACGATGTGCTGGGCACCCTGAGCGCCCAGGCCGAACAGCAGGGCATGCCCACCCTGATCGTGACAGGCGATACCGACGCCTTTCAGCTCATTGACCCGCTCGTGCGCGTGATGACCTCCGGCCGGCGCTTCTCCGACATCGTCATCTACGACGAGAAGGCCGTGCTCCAGCGCTACGGCCTGCGACCCCATCAGCTCGTCGACTTCAAGGCGCTCATCGGCGACAAGTCGGACAATATCCCTGGCGTGCCAGGCGTCGGCGAGAAGACCGCCACCCGGCTTTTGCAGAAGTATGGCACCCTGGAGAACATCTATGAGCACCTGGATGAGATTACCAACGCCCGCCTGCGTCAGGCGCTGGAGGAACACCGCGAGCAGGCCTTCCTGAGCAAGGAGCTGGCACGCATCCTGCGCGATGCCCCCATCGCCCTGCAGTTGGACGCCTGCCGTTTCGCCGGCTACGACCGCGAGCGAGTGCTGGAGCTGTTCCGCGAGCTGGAGTTCCGGTCGCTGGTTCCCCGACTGCCGGCACCAGTTGCCCCGGCCGGCCCAACCCAGCTTTCCATCTTCCCGGCAGAGGCGGCGCCGGCAGCCCAACCCGTGACGCTCCCGCCCAAGCCAGCCCTCGGCACCTATCACCTGGTACAAGCCGAAGCAGAGCTTCAGGAGCTGGCAAAGCGGCTGGAGAAGGCGCCGGCAGTGGCCTTCGACACCGAGACCACCGGCCTGCGCCCCATGGAGGCCGAGCTGGTGGGCATCTCCCTCTCCGATAAGGCCGGCGAGGGCTACTATATCCCGGTCGGGCATGCGCGCGGCCGGCAGTTGTCCATGGAAACGGTGCGCCGGCTCCTGCATCCTGTGCTGGCCAACCCCCACATCCCCATGGTGGCCCACAACGCCATTTATGACCTGATCATCCTGCGCCGGCACGGCCTGGAGGTGCAGGGCCTCCTCTTCGACACCATGATCGCCGAATGGCTGATTGACCCGGCCAGCCGCAACCTGGGCCTCAAGAACCTGGTCTGGCAGAGGCTGGGCATGGAGATGACCCCCATCACCGAGCTGATTGGGAGCGGGAAGCATCAGGACAGCATGGCTAACGTCCCTGTGGAACAGGCCGGCCCCTATGCCGCGGCGGATGCCGATATGCTCCTGCGCCTGAAACCCCTGCAGGAGGCGGAGCTGAAGGAGAAGAACCTCTGGCACCTGTTCACCGAGGTGGAGATGCCGCTGGTGGAGGTGCTGGCCGATATGGAGATGGCCGGCATCAAGCTCGATGTCGGGGTCCTGGAGGAGTTGGACCGCGAGCTGGCCGCCCGCATGTGGGAGCTGGAAGAGGAAATATACCGCATGGTGGGCTACCGCTTCAACCTGCAGTCCTCCCAACAGCTCTCGGACGCCCTGTTCGTCCATCTGGGGCTTTCGGCCAAAGGGCTGAAGAAGACAAGCACCGGTAAGTATTCCACCTCGGCGGACGTGCTGGAGAAACTGCGCGACGCCCATCCCGTGGTGGACAAAATCCTGGAGCACCGCCAGATCGCCAAGATCAAGTCCACCTATATCGAGACACTGCCGGCGCTGGTGAACCCGCAGACCGGGCGCGTGCACACCTCCTTCAACCAGACCGGCACGGTCACCGGCCGGCTCTCTTCCAGCGACCCCAACCTGCAGAATATCCCCATCCGCACCCCCATCGGCCGGCGGGTGCGCGAGGCCTTCGTCGCCGAGGAGGGCTGGCTCCTGCTTTCGGCGGACTATTCCCAAGTGGAACTGCGCATCCTCGCCCATATGACCGATGACCCACAGCTCGTGGCGGCGTTCCAGCGCGGCGAGGACATTCACACCTTCACCGCCTCCATCATTTTCCACGTGCCCAAGGAAGAGGTGACACCGGAGATGCGCCGGATTGCCAAGACGACAAATTTCGCTATTATTTACGGCGTTACGGCCTACGGCCTGGCCCAGCAGACCGGCATGTCCAATGAGGAGGCGGCGGCCTTCATCCGAGCGTACTTCCAGCAGTACCCCCGGGTCAAGGAATATGTGGAACGCTGTAAGGAGCAGGCCGCCAAGATGGGCTACGTGGAGACGCTGTTGGGCCGGCGCCGCTACTTCCCGGAACTGCAGGCCGGCCAGAAGATACCCGCCGGCTTGCGCGCCGCCGCGGAGCGCATGGCCATCAACATGCCGGTGCAGGGCACCGCGGCCGACATCATCAAGATCGCCATGATCCGCCTGCACAAAGCCCTGAAAGAGCAGGGCATGCGCAGTCGGCTCCTGCTCCAGGTGCACGACGAGCTGGTGCTGGAGGTGCCGGCGGAGGAGAAGGAGCAGGCCGCTCACCTGGTGAAGGACATCATGGAGAACGCGTATCCGCTGAAAGTGCCGCTGAAAGTGGACTGTCAGGCCGGCCCCAATTGGGGGCAGATGGAACCGTGCTGA
- a CDS encoding response regulator — translation MPPHVLVVDNDPAFAQMLCQTITQALGYLAEAATSAKDAWARLARTAFDMAIIDTGLQDTIPLEFVQEVRRRYPALRLVLIPLEGEELDEGFRSIEVQGVLPKPFFFDDLQSILRQAMERQPPAAPPEVEPAVPAPQPPPSASRDQAIIRVVGELQRELVSEAVLLVGPMGVALASGAIGRVEPESLAPLLRRLHEEAQEIMGMVGESGEAGVYHGYLEGARRRIYWQTVRPGWLLACILGAGTPLGILRYQMRQAAERLAGLLE, via the coding sequence ATGCCACCGCATGTCCTCGTCGTTGACAACGACCCGGCATTCGCACAGATGCTCTGCCAGACCATCACCCAGGCGCTGGGTTACCTGGCCGAAGCGGCGACCTCTGCCAAAGATGCCTGGGCACGCCTGGCGCGCACCGCATTCGACATGGCCATCATCGATACCGGCCTGCAGGACACCATCCCGCTCGAATTCGTGCAGGAGGTGCGCCGGCGCTACCCGGCCCTGCGGCTGGTGCTCATCCCCCTGGAGGGCGAAGAGCTGGACGAGGGCTTCCGCTCCATCGAGGTGCAGGGCGTCCTGCCCAAGCCCTTCTTCTTCGACGACTTACAGAGCATCCTGCGCCAGGCCATGGAGCGCCAGCCGCCGGCCGCGCCGCCAGAGGTAGAGCCGGCCGTCCCTGCTCCCCAGCCGCCGCCCAGTGCCTCGCGCGACCAGGCCATTATCCGCGTGGTCGGCGAACTCCAGCGGGAACTGGTCTCCGAAGCGGTACTGCTGGTCGGCCCCATGGGTGTGGCGCTGGCCTCCGGCGCCATCGGCCGCGTGGAGCCGGAATCCCTCGCCCCGCTCCTGCGCCGCCTGCACGAGGAGGCGCAGGAGATCATGGGCATGGTGGGGGAATCCGGAGAGGCCGGCGTCTATCACGGATATCTGGAAGGGGCGCGCCGGCGCATCTACTGGCAGACCGTGCGCCCCGGCTGGCTCCTGGCCTGCATCCTGGGCGCCGGCACCCCGCTGGGAATACTGCGCTATCAGATGCGCCAGGCCGCCGAACGCCTGGCCGGCTTGCTCGAATAG